A genomic segment from Tessaracoccus defluvii encodes:
- a CDS encoding ATP-binding protein — protein MTQHRLARVQLINWGTFTGEWSFAVPWKGMLLTGPSGAGKSSVLDAMAAVLVAPGKLRFNAAAQGTDTRDHDRSLVTYVRGAHKREADEETGEVGAAFLRKGPTWSGIALTFVDAAGTATSLVRLFHISGSSAQREDLKSLFAVAPGEVDLLALQGFVANGIEHRQLKAAFPDWHTYPADKYGSFSERFRRLLGIGSEQAQVLLHKTQSAKNLTNLDALFRDFMLDGPGTFDLAEQMVEQFGELRSAHTTVVDARNQVDALLPLRPLAAELGDLDTRHRAVELQAVHLDAWLWGRRLTAVRDELETLQPVTARLEAEVGAAETAVKVAEEERRRCQQALDNSGGGDVSLLEKVRAGHVADRDRVIAERARVEHCAGLLGLAAPSSAADVGRFADEVAGQREALVSRREAFSVAQRERLTAKGEATGRRGRLADDLAALRRHRSNLDARLLAVRENLATVLQVQPGRLPFVGELLQVRADEARWTGAIERVLGSFARTLVIPAGYYRAAAEYIDREHLHTRLVYERVEPVDGAVQPVEADLLPGKLEVADSEYAGWVAERLERRFRYACVPDPTAFGDHDRAVTVNGQVKHSAGLHEKDDRRRVDDRSRWVLGFSTGAKEADLEERLARVNAELDGIEADLRRLDDEQADIEARSGALRGLDGLQWENIDPAAHEESIAGVDRRLEQLRSDNRDLARLSAEYERASDAKALADRQVGDLRLARDRHAGTVAAKTTEAERLAARLADAPPVPVDVADALTREAAGLADADLDARLRDRLHRRSTELTQAIARTDRQAGRLMDAYRNDWPAAAADWAGTREYLPEFLGRLDELEADRLPEFEDRFFDLLNRQARNNITMLSSQIRNARAEIRSRVDDVNRSLLLTRFSREGMLQIKVLDRSLPVVDEFRRDLGRITETSLLDLGGAEATDERRAAEERFTHMERLLDRLGSADPGDRSWRELCLDTRQHVAFQASVVDDDGVQVDVYTGSGGRSGGERQKLVTFCLAAALRFQLAPEGHTEPTYALVVIDEAFDKADHTFTQAGLEVFRTFGFQLLLATPMKMLQTIDDYVGGVVMVTNQPGRGSTLQELHYDLARPASTPAAEAEQETLV, from the coding sequence ATGACGCAACACCGGCTCGCCCGCGTCCAACTCATCAACTGGGGCACGTTCACAGGGGAGTGGAGCTTCGCCGTTCCGTGGAAGGGCATGCTGCTGACCGGCCCCTCGGGTGCAGGCAAGTCGTCCGTCCTCGATGCCATGGCCGCGGTCCTCGTCGCGCCCGGCAAGCTCCGCTTCAACGCCGCCGCCCAAGGCACGGACACCCGCGACCACGACCGCAGCCTCGTCACGTACGTGCGCGGCGCCCACAAGCGGGAGGCCGACGAGGAGACGGGCGAGGTCGGGGCTGCGTTCCTCCGCAAGGGGCCGACGTGGAGCGGGATCGCGCTGACCTTCGTCGACGCGGCCGGCACGGCCACGAGCCTGGTGCGCCTCTTCCACATCAGCGGCAGCTCCGCCCAGCGCGAGGACCTGAAGTCCCTGTTCGCCGTCGCGCCGGGTGAGGTCGACCTGCTCGCGCTCCAGGGCTTCGTCGCCAACGGGATCGAGCACCGCCAGCTGAAGGCCGCGTTCCCCGACTGGCACACGTACCCGGCCGACAAGTACGGCTCGTTCTCCGAACGCTTCCGCCGCCTGCTCGGCATCGGCTCCGAGCAGGCCCAGGTGCTGCTGCACAAGACCCAGTCAGCGAAGAACCTGACGAACCTCGACGCGCTGTTTCGCGACTTCATGCTCGACGGGCCCGGCACCTTCGACCTGGCGGAGCAGATGGTCGAGCAGTTCGGCGAGCTGCGCTCGGCCCACACCACCGTCGTCGACGCCCGCAACCAGGTGGACGCGCTGCTCCCGCTGCGGCCGCTCGCCGCCGAGCTGGGCGACCTGGACACGCGCCACCGCGCCGTCGAGTTGCAGGCCGTGCACCTGGACGCCTGGCTGTGGGGACGGCGGCTGACGGCGGTGCGGGACGAGCTCGAGACCCTCCAGCCGGTGACGGCCAGGCTCGAGGCCGAGGTGGGCGCCGCCGAGACGGCGGTCAAGGTCGCGGAGGAGGAGCGGCGCCGCTGCCAGCAGGCCCTCGACAACTCGGGCGGAGGCGACGTGTCGCTGCTGGAGAAGGTGCGGGCCGGACATGTCGCGGACCGCGACCGGGTCATCGCCGAGCGGGCCCGCGTCGAACACTGTGCCGGACTGCTCGGGCTGGCGGCCCCCTCCAGCGCCGCCGACGTCGGCCGCTTCGCCGACGAGGTGGCCGGGCAACGGGAGGCGCTGGTCTCGCGGCGCGAGGCGTTCTCGGTGGCCCAGCGGGAGCGGCTGACCGCCAAGGGCGAGGCGACCGGTCGGCGGGGGCGCCTGGCGGACGACCTCGCCGCCCTGCGACGGCACCGCTCCAACCTGGACGCACGGCTGCTGGCCGTCCGGGAGAACCTGGCGACCGTGCTGCAGGTGCAGCCCGGCCGGCTCCCGTTCGTCGGCGAGTTGCTGCAGGTCCGCGCCGACGAGGCCCGCTGGACGGGTGCCATCGAACGGGTGCTCGGCAGCTTCGCCCGCACGCTCGTCATCCCCGCCGGCTACTACCGGGCAGCCGCCGAGTACATCGACCGGGAACACCTGCACACGCGGCTGGTGTATGAGCGGGTGGAGCCGGTTGACGGGGCGGTCCAGCCCGTCGAGGCCGACCTGCTTCCCGGCAAGCTGGAGGTGGCCGATTCGGAGTACGCAGGCTGGGTGGCCGAGCGGCTGGAACGCCGGTTTCGCTACGCCTGCGTCCCCGACCCGACCGCCTTCGGCGACCACGACCGGGCCGTTACAGTCAACGGCCAGGTGAAGCACTCGGCCGGGCTGCACGAGAAGGACGACCGCAGGCGCGTCGACGACCGCTCCCGCTGGGTCCTCGGGTTCTCCACGGGGGCGAAGGAGGCCGACCTCGAGGAACGACTGGCACGGGTCAACGCCGAACTCGACGGGATCGAGGCTGACCTGCGCCGGCTGGACGACGAGCAGGCGGACATCGAGGCCCGCTCCGGTGCGCTCCGCGGCCTGGACGGCCTTCAGTGGGAGAACATCGACCCCGCCGCCCACGAGGAGAGCATCGCGGGTGTCGACCGCAGGCTCGAGCAGTTGCGCAGTGACAACCGGGATCTGGCCCGTCTCTCGGCCGAGTACGAGCGTGCGAGCGATGCCAAGGCCCTCGCCGACCGGCAGGTGGGCGACCTGCGGCTGGCGCGGGACCGCCACGCGGGAACCGTCGCGGCAAAGACGACCGAGGCCGAGCGGCTCGCGGCCCGGCTGGCCGATGCGCCGCCCGTCCCGGTCGACGTGGCCGACGCCCTGACACGCGAGGCGGCCGGGCTCGCCGACGCCGACCTCGACGCCCGCCTGCGGGACCGGCTCCACCGTCGCTCCACCGAACTCACCCAGGCCATCGCCCGGACCGACCGGCAGGCGGGGCGCCTGATGGACGCCTACCGCAACGACTGGCCCGCGGCCGCCGCCGACTGGGCAGGAACGCGTGAGTACCTGCCCGAGTTCCTGGGCCGGCTCGACGAGCTGGAGGCCGACCGGCTGCCCGAATTCGAGGACCGCTTCTTCGACCTGCTCAACCGGCAGGCCCGCAACAACATCACCATGCTGTCCTCCCAGATCCGCAACGCCCGTGCCGAGATCCGCAGCCGGGTCGACGACGTCAACCGCTCCCTGCTGCTGACCCGGTTCAGCCGAGAGGGCATGCTGCAGATCAAGGTGCTGGACCGCTCGCTGCCGGTGGTCGACGAGTTCCGCCGCGACCTCGGCAGGATCACAGAGACCTCGCTGCTCGACCTGGGCGGCGCCGAAGCCACCGACGAACGCCGCGCCGCCGAGGAGAGGTTCACCCACATGGAGCGGCTCCTCGACCGGCTCGGCTCCGCCGATCCAGGCGACAGGTCCTGGCGCGAGCTGTGTCTCGACACCCGTCAGCACGTCGCGTTCCAGGCCAGCGTGGTCGACGACGACGGCGTCCAGGTCGACGTCTACACCGGGTCGGGCGGCCGCTCCGGCGGCGAGCGGCAGAAGCTCGTCACGTTCTGCCTCGCAGCCGCGCTGCGCTTCCAGCTCGCGCCCGAGGGACACACCGAGCCGACCTACGCGCTCGTCGTCATCGACGAAGCCTTCGACAAGGCCGACCACACCTTCACGCAGGCCGGGCTCGAGGTGTTCCGCACCTTCGGGTTCCAGCTCCTGCTGGCCACCCCCATGAAGATGCTGCAGACGATCGACGACTACGTCGGCGGCGTCGTGATGGTCACCAACCAGCCGGGACGGGGATCCACGCTGCAGGAACTGCACTACGACCTCGCCCGGCCGGCGTCCACGCCGGCGGCGGAGGCAGAGCAGGAGACGCTGGTGTGA
- a CDS encoding DUF4194 domain-containing protein produces the protein MSLHSAPRRADGEPDDFDDDVEPVEAPDDPGELDPGTRRLLLKLLNGPYVRAEEHAKLWAALERNEPVVRSRLADLYLELVIDRDSGVAFVRNLAVDDAPKVVRRQPLTLLDTVLVLYLRRLLLAGQGRGGRVFVGRDEIEDQLRGFLASDSTDKKAQEAKVARSIAKMTDNSILLRAEVDDRWEISPVLRLVFGAEEVATVTADLERMAAE, from the coding sequence ATGAGCCTGCACAGTGCGCCCAGGAGAGCCGACGGCGAACCGGACGACTTCGACGACGACGTCGAGCCGGTCGAGGCTCCCGACGACCCGGGCGAACTCGACCCCGGCACCCGCAGACTGCTGCTGAAGCTGCTCAACGGCCCCTATGTCCGGGCCGAGGAGCACGCCAAGCTGTGGGCGGCCCTGGAGCGAAACGAGCCCGTCGTGCGCTCCCGGCTGGCCGACCTGTACCTCGAGCTGGTCATCGACCGTGACTCCGGTGTCGCCTTCGTCCGGAACCTGGCCGTCGATGACGCCCCGAAGGTGGTGCGGCGCCAGCCCCTGACCCTCCTCGACACCGTCCTCGTGCTCTACCTGCGGCGGCTGCTGCTCGCCGGCCAGGGGCGCGGGGGTCGCGTGTTCGTCGGCCGCGACGAGATCGAGGACCAGCTGCGCGGCTTCCTGGCCAGCGACAGCACCGACAAGAAGGCCCAGGAGGCAAAGGTGGCGCGGTCGATCGCGAAGATGACGGACAACTCGATCCTGCTGCGTGCCGAGGTCGACGACCGGTGGGAGATCTCCCCGGTGCTGCGGCTCGTCTTCGGAGCGGAAGAGGTCGCCACCGTCACCGCCGACCTCGAGAGGATGGCCGCAGAATGA
- a CDS encoding DUF3375 domain-containing protein, whose translation MVEPGVAARAVTVRRAVDGPFRLLRADLLPVVVAVLGHRFGSTRVIGYAEFVEQVAQDLDELRDAGFALPRTAQEYATDWVASGYLVRRPGAAAREETVELSRSAADVVRFVGSAQESRSAVTSSRLSNVTGLLDALARESDPDATTRVQGLREERDRIDREIARIEAGDYEPLDDLIARERLTEILRLAGEVPGDFAKVADDLESLNGSLREQIINNDGSRGGVLEDVFSGVDLIETSEAGRTFNAFHELLLDSVLADRFDASVEALLDRRFTGTLPAAEVVFLRRYLTVLQRESHQVRRSLTDFSRSLRRFVETQEYREHKRLAEALSRADQAALAALKRHPPTAPLGRDLDLTSTRISSVGAWALHNPADLRTADKVVANEVPELDLEALRLLVRLTEIDFPELERQIAETVTAAPGATVGDVLAAHPASQGLASIVGLLVLAENHATVATGREEWVWTSSQGSRRTVSAPRYVFTDVPTQWSQP comes from the coding sequence ATGGTTGAACCGGGCGTCGCTGCGCGGGCCGTCACGGTCCGTCGGGCCGTCGATGGCCCCTTCCGGCTGCTGCGCGCCGACCTACTTCCCGTCGTCGTGGCCGTCCTCGGGCACCGCTTCGGGTCCACGCGGGTCATCGGGTACGCCGAGTTCGTCGAACAGGTGGCCCAGGACCTCGACGAACTGCGCGACGCCGGGTTCGCCCTCCCGCGCACGGCCCAGGAGTACGCGACCGACTGGGTGGCGAGCGGCTACCTGGTCCGCCGTCCGGGGGCCGCGGCCCGCGAGGAGACCGTGGAACTTTCGCGTTCCGCGGCCGACGTGGTGCGTTTCGTCGGCAGCGCGCAGGAGTCGCGCTCCGCCGTGACCTCCTCCCGACTGAGCAACGTGACCGGCCTTCTCGACGCGCTCGCCCGCGAGTCGGACCCCGACGCCACCACCCGCGTCCAGGGGCTGCGGGAGGAACGCGACCGCATCGACAGGGAGATCGCCCGCATCGAGGCCGGCGACTACGAGCCGCTCGACGACCTCATCGCCCGCGAACGGCTCACCGAGATCCTGCGCCTCGCCGGCGAGGTACCGGGCGACTTCGCGAAGGTGGCCGACGACCTCGAGTCGCTCAACGGCTCCCTGCGGGAGCAGATCATCAACAACGACGGCTCCCGCGGCGGGGTCCTGGAGGACGTCTTCTCCGGCGTCGACCTCATCGAGACGAGCGAGGCGGGGCGCACCTTCAACGCCTTCCACGAACTCCTGCTCGACAGTGTGCTGGCCGACCGTTTCGATGCGTCTGTCGAGGCGCTCCTCGACCGCCGGTTCACGGGCACCCTGCCCGCGGCGGAGGTCGTCTTCCTGCGCCGGTACCTCACTGTGCTGCAACGGGAGAGCCACCAGGTGCGCCGCAGCCTCACCGACTTCTCCCGCAGCCTCCGCCGCTTCGTCGAGACCCAGGAGTACCGCGAACACAAGCGGCTCGCCGAGGCGCTGAGCAGGGCCGACCAGGCCGCCCTCGCCGCGCTGAAGCGGCACCCGCCGACCGCCCCCCTGGGCCGTGACCTCGACCTCACCTCCACCCGGATCTCGTCGGTGGGGGCCTGGGCGCTGCACAACCCGGCCGACCTGCGGACCGCCGACAAGGTGGTGGCCAACGAGGTGCCCGAGCTGGACCTGGAGGCGCTGCGGCTGCTGGTCCGCCTCACCGAGATCGACTTCCCGGAGCTGGAGCGGCAGATCGCCGAGACGGTGACCGCCGCGCCCGGCGCGACCGTCGGAGACGTCCTGGCGGCGCACCCGGCCTCGCAGGGGCTCGCCTCGATCGTCGGCCTGCTGGTGCTGGCCGAGAACCACGCGACGGTGGCGACCGGCCGTGAGGAATGGGTCTGGACCTCCTCGCAGGGCAGCCGCCGCACCGTCTCCGCCCCGCGCTACGTGTTCACCGACGTCCCGACCCAGTGGAGCCAGCCATGA
- a CDS encoding HhH-GDP family DNA glycosylase: protein MATQRSYVQRFPVKDPSGCYSPDIPRRGSQGCDFTLDVSWIVDLLDRLQEKLGRVSDYIQKAKRIAQKILDKMGGLLDVLYKIPGVGSFAKDKIERIVNWLFSAADLIVRGLNKLAELAQQALAPWEVRSAGRSIVNQLVPKCESFAAEFEPGNLKSSSTWTGDAATSFLDAYARQGKAAQDTAQAAALFGQAVKRMGDDGVQTTKDLALDLAEHAAKIISQGVRLLSVPVGTVTAAIRIIDLVRNVVALIQAWQRHMRDVARQTADMAAATASVVAGGEWPKAVTTG, encoded by the coding sequence ATGGCAACGCAGAGAAGCTACGTCCAGCGATTTCCGGTCAAGGATCCGTCGGGCTGTTACAGCCCGGACATCCCCCGCCGCGGCTCACAGGGGTGCGACTTCACCCTCGACGTCTCGTGGATCGTCGATCTGCTCGACAGGCTGCAGGAGAAGCTCGGCCGCGTGAGTGACTACATCCAGAAGGCCAAGAGGATCGCGCAGAAGATCCTCGACAAGATGGGCGGCCTCCTGGATGTGCTCTACAAGATCCCCGGAGTCGGCAGCTTCGCCAAGGACAAGATCGAGCGCATCGTCAACTGGCTGTTCTCCGCGGCCGATCTCATCGTCCGCGGACTCAACAAGCTCGCCGAGCTCGCCCAGCAGGCCCTCGCCCCCTGGGAGGTGCGCTCGGCCGGCCGCTCCATCGTCAATCAGCTGGTGCCCAAGTGCGAGTCCTTCGCCGCCGAGTTCGAGCCCGGCAACCTGAAGTCCAGCTCCACCTGGACCGGCGACGCCGCGACCAGCTTCCTCGACGCCTACGCCAGGCAGGGCAAGGCCGCGCAGGACACAGCCCAGGCGGCCGCGCTGTTCGGCCAGGCGGTCAAGCGGATGGGCGACGACGGCGTACAGACCACGAAGGACCTGGCACTCGACCTGGCCGAGCATGCCGCGAAGATCATCAGCCAGGGCGTGCGGCTCCTGAGCGTCCCTGTCGGGACGGTGACGGCGGCCATCCGCATCATCGATCTGGTCCGCAACGTCGTCGCCCTGATCCAGGCCTGGCAGCGGCACATGCGTGACGTCGCGCGCCAGACCGCCGACATGGCGGCGGCCACCGCCAGCGTCGTCGCGGGTGGGGAGTGGCCGAAGGCCGTCACGACCGGGTGA
- a CDS encoding DUF3263 domain-containing protein, giving the protein MGDMSEAIDRASAAQLSERDAAILDFEDSWFTAAVPKEQAIMERFSLSATRYYQHLNQLIDTQEALAHRPLLVKRLRRMRSQRQAARSARRLHG; this is encoded by the coding sequence ATGGGGGACATGTCCGAGGCCATCGACCGCGCATCCGCCGCCCAGCTCTCCGAGCGTGACGCCGCGATTCTCGACTTCGAGGACAGCTGGTTCACCGCGGCCGTGCCCAAGGAACAGGCCATCATGGAGCGGTTCTCCCTGTCGGCGACGCGCTATTACCAGCACCTCAACCAGCTGATCGACACGCAGGAGGCGCTGGCCCACCGCCCGCTCCTGGTCAAGCGGCTGCGCCGGATGCGCTCGCAGCGGCAGGCGGCGCGCTCGGCCCGCCGGCTCCACGGCTGA
- the manA gene encoding mannose-6-phosphate isomerase, class I — MRRLTGHVQHFPWGTTEDIPALLRREPDGTPWAEYWLGAHPGGPTFVEDGASLDEVLRDDPALVGAATRAAFGGRLPFLLKILSAGSPLSLQAHPSREQAEVGYAHESLLGLAVDDPHRSYKDDWPKPEAIVALTPFEGLVGFRDPLKTAGLFEALGVADELASVIGPLRDRRDAPALQEVFLDVLSLDDRRHLVDVVLAAAVENLDAPGDLGVFARTAVELDEHFPGDPGILAALLLNRISLEPGESTMLEAGVMHAYLRGTVVEIMANSDNVMRGGLTRKHIDVDALLQVVNFTPHAPQIHLPEGGDGVYVYPTNFPEFELWLVSPCDGTARPLPRTDSGRIALATSGEFTLTCDHGTVTLHSGDAVFAPADDQVSVSGHGQLFVAASGA; from the coding sequence ATGCGCCGACTCACCGGCCACGTCCAGCACTTCCCCTGGGGGACGACCGAGGACATCCCGGCCCTCCTGCGGCGCGAACCCGATGGCACCCCGTGGGCCGAGTACTGGCTGGGTGCCCATCCGGGAGGCCCCACGTTCGTCGAGGACGGGGCGTCGCTGGACGAGGTCCTGCGCGATGATCCGGCCCTGGTCGGGGCTGCGACACGCGCCGCGTTCGGCGGTCGACTGCCGTTCCTGCTGAAGATCCTCTCCGCAGGCTCCCCGTTGAGTCTCCAGGCCCACCCGTCACGGGAACAGGCCGAGGTGGGCTACGCCCACGAGTCCCTGCTGGGGCTGGCCGTCGACGACCCACACCGTTCCTACAAGGACGACTGGCCCAAGCCGGAGGCCATCGTCGCCCTGACCCCCTTCGAGGGGCTGGTCGGCTTCCGCGATCCCCTCAAGACCGCAGGGCTCTTCGAGGCGCTGGGCGTGGCCGACGAACTCGCGAGCGTCATCGGCCCGCTGCGCGACCGGCGCGACGCGCCCGCCCTGCAGGAGGTCTTCCTCGACGTGTTGTCGCTGGACGACCGCCGCCACCTCGTCGACGTCGTGCTGGCCGCCGCGGTCGAGAACCTCGACGCGCCCGGTGACCTCGGCGTGTTCGCCCGCACCGCCGTCGAACTCGACGAGCACTTCCCCGGCGACCCCGGCATTCTGGCGGCCCTGCTGCTGAACCGGATCTCGCTGGAGCCCGGGGAGAGCACGATGCTGGAGGCTGGCGTCATGCACGCCTACCTCCGTGGCACCGTCGTGGAGATCATGGCGAACTCCGACAACGTGATGCGCGGCGGGCTGACCCGCAAGCACATCGACGTCGACGCCCTGCTCCAGGTCGTCAACTTCACCCCGCACGCGCCGCAGATCCACCTCCCCGAGGGAGGCGACGGCGTCTACGTCTACCCGACGAACTTCCCCGAGTTCGAACTGTGGCTCGTCTCCCCCTGCGACGGCACCGCCAGGCCCCTCCCCCGCACGGACAGCGGACGCATCGCGCTCGCCACCTCGGGGGAGTTCACGCTCACCTGCGACCACGGAACCGTCACCCTGCATTCCGGCGACGCGGTCTTCGCCCCCGCCGACGATCAGGTCTCCGTCAGCGGCCACGGACAGCTGTTCGTGGCCGCCTCCGGCGCCTGA
- a CDS encoding class I SAM-dependent methyltransferase — translation MTEPSKWARIIAADPGHSQRYIDRFKQMEAAGHDLYGEARTVDAMAGRNARILDAGCGPGRLGGRLHDLGHRVVGVDVDPALIAAAEEDHPGPLWLVGDLAELDLPARGLEAGFDVIVSAGNVMGFLAPSTRVEVLRRFAGHLATGGRAIIGFGAGRGYEFPEFLADANAAGLELNQAFSTWDLRPFLPDSDFLVAILTAAE, via the coding sequence ATGACTGAACCGAGCAAGTGGGCCCGCATCATCGCGGCCGATCCCGGCCACTCGCAGCGCTACATCGACCGTTTCAAGCAGATGGAAGCCGCCGGGCACGACCTGTACGGCGAGGCCCGCACCGTCGACGCGATGGCGGGGCGCAACGCCCGCATCCTCGACGCCGGCTGCGGCCCGGGTCGCCTGGGCGGCCGGCTGCACGACCTGGGGCACCGCGTCGTAGGCGTCGACGTGGACCCGGCCCTGATCGCCGCGGCCGAGGAGGACCATCCCGGCCCGCTGTGGCTGGTCGGAGACCTTGCCGAGCTGGATCTGCCGGCCCGGGGACTCGAGGCGGGCTTCGACGTCATCGTCTCCGCAGGCAACGTGATGGGGTTCCTGGCCCCCTCGACCCGCGTCGAGGTGCTGCGCCGCTTCGCCGGGCATCTCGCCACCGGCGGCAGGGCCATCATCGGCTTCGGCGCGGGAAGGGGCTACGAGTTCCCCGAGTTCCTCGCCGACGCGAACGCTGCCGGGCTCGAGCTCAACCAGGCGTTCTCGACGTGGGATCTGCGGCCCTTCCTGCCCGACAGCGACTTCCTCGTCGCCATCCTCACCGCCGCCGAGTGA
- a CDS encoding acyl-CoA thioesterase, which translates to MNLFLRLLWLRLSAHRRGPVSLWDTVSTPFRVAPTDLDALFHMNNGKYLSLLDLGRVDLMLRSGFWGRLDERGWYPVVAGQTITYRRSLKLWQRFDLHTRVVGLDDRWIYLEQTFAVGREIYAAAMVRARFLKKTGGSVGHDELEEMTGPFGDHLAVPDWALAWADATKIAPTTLPR; encoded by the coding sequence GTGAACCTCTTCCTGCGCCTGCTGTGGCTGCGCCTGTCGGCGCACCGTCGCGGGCCGGTCAGCCTGTGGGACACGGTGAGCACCCCGTTCCGGGTGGCGCCCACCGACCTGGATGCCCTGTTCCACATGAACAACGGCAAGTACCTGTCGCTGCTCGACCTGGGGCGCGTCGACCTGATGCTCCGCAGCGGCTTCTGGGGACGGCTGGACGAGAGGGGCTGGTACCCGGTGGTCGCCGGCCAGACGATCACCTACCGCCGCTCACTGAAGCTGTGGCAGCGCTTCGACCTGCACACGCGGGTCGTCGGGCTCGACGACCGCTGGATCTACCTGGAGCAGACCTTCGCCGTCGGCCGGGAGATCTACGCGGCCGCCATGGTGCGGGCCCGGTTCCTGAAGAAGACGGGCGGCTCCGTCGGGCACGACGAGCTGGAGGAGATGACGGGCCCGTTCGGGGACCACCTCGCGGTCCCCGACTGGGCCCTGGCGTGGGCCGACGCGACGAAGATCGCGCCGACCACGCTCCCCCGCTGA